In Leptolyngbya sp. NIES-2104, the genomic window TTCGTGTTCGCGCTCGTTACCTGGTTTGAGAAGGTATAGCGTAAGAAATGGGCGATACAAGATTCGAACTTGTGGCTTCATCCCTGTCAAGGATGCACTCTACCACTGAGTTAATCGCCCGTAGATACTTAGAGTATCAAACCTGGGAGAAATTGTCTAGTCTATTGAGAACTCCGAGATCGATCGAAGTTCTCAAATTTTTCTAATCCGGCTTTCGTACTCGTTCTTCAATTTCTTGCAAAGTTTGCAGAACCAGTCGTTTTGCTTGAAGTCGCCAGCCTGTTTTCTGAATCTGAAATGCGATCGCGCCTCCTGCGATCGTGGCGATAAAATCCAACGACTGCGACATCGAAATGCCAAAGAGTAACCCCAATCCCGCAATTCCCCAGAACGGTAGAGCAACGGTCTGACGCTGTTCGGTGATTAGTTTGTTAATCGGATCAGTCGGCATCTCTGCTAAAAGTTGCTCTTTGACTTGTTTTTGTTCTGCTGCTGAGACGGACAATCCAATTTTTTGCCGCAATTTCTCGATTTTTCGAGCATCAGTGCTGTACTGCGTCAGTTCATCCTCTGCCATTAGAATTAAGCGATCGTACTGTCCCATGCTTTTTCAATAACTCGCCTCTTCTATTGTTCATCAAATTCCTGCGCTAACAAATTCTCAATTTGGATTTTTAACGGCTGTATTTTGTTCTGTACCGTATCCCAAATGATTTCATCTCTAATTTGAAAATATGCGTGGGCAATAATATCTCGCAAACCTGCAATATTTCGCCATTCTGTTTCTGGAGAACGATTTCGTAAATCTTGCGGAACTTTCTTCGCCGCCTCACCTAAAATTTCCAAGTTCCGAATCACTGCATCATACCGAAGTTCGTCTGAGAGAAATTCTTCAAAGGTCATTGCGTTCGTATACCTCAGAATCTTCTCACAGCTTTTCACCATATCTTCCAAGTACAGACGGATGTTACGAGACATAGATTGCCTCTCGTTCAACCGTTTCTCGGATTTGAGGTCTTAAGCCATCTTGCATCACCAAATCAACCGAAACTCCTAAGTTATCCTCAAGAAAAAATTTTACATCCATGTAGCGATCGAGCGTGTAAGGCGGTTCCAAATCCACGAGAAGATCGACATCGCTATCAGGACGCGCCTCATCTCGTGCCACCGATCCAAAAATGGCAAGCGATCGCACTCCCATTTCTCTCAAAGTTGCCTCATGTTCCTTTAATGTTGCCAAGACCTGATCACGCTTCATCTCAATGCCTCAACTCAGTGCTTCTATTGTGCAACGCCCTTGATCGCATGAAGAACGCGATCGCACTCAGCGCCGAAATTCCCACGATCCCCGCTAATGGATTGCGATCGATCCCCGTCACCCAAGCCGGAACTTGATTTGTAAATGTGACCAGTTGCCCCACGTTTACCAGGTAATAGCCCCAAACAACACCCGCATGAAAGCCGATCGACAATCCCAATCGTCCCCGTGTTGCTCGTTTCGCCCACACCAAAATCGATCCCAAGATAACGAGCGCAAAAAATTGCGGACGAAATCCATGTACAGCGGCGTAAACGACACTACTAACAAGCAGCGAAATTTGAGGAGAATAGTCGCGATCGAGTTCGTTCAACAACCATCCGCGAAACAGCAATTCCTCAACAAATCCAACCGCGATCGCCATTAGCCCCCCTTCTAAAGCGATTCGCGCAAACGTGCTCGACGGAATTTGCCACTGTACCCAACCGAAAACGCCCTGTAGCGCAAACATCAGAAGCAAACTTCCAAGACCGATCGCTAACCCTTGCAGAAAATTCCGAAAACTTTGGCGCGGCTGGCTTAATCCATAAACTCTAAACAGCGGCTCATGGTAAACGAATCGTCCCCAGAACTTCACAAGAATGATGAATTCTAGATACAAGACGATGTAAGTGAAAATCGAAGCCAAGTTTCGAGCCGCATCGTTTACGCCATAGATCACGCTGATCGCCCATTCGATCGGAATCTTCAGCGGTAACCACATCAGAAACAGCATCAACACAAATAGCCCAATCCGGATCGGAGTTGGGCGGTGGGAAATTGCAGCAAAATTGAATTTCAAGCGGATTTTGGGGGTTATTCGTCAGGCTCGATCGTACTCTCCAAGCCCTTCATTTTCAGAGTTTCGCTATAAAACTCTGCGTGTTCCTGAGCACAAGTAATGACCAGCCCAACCCCACTATTGTGAGTCTCCATCATGATGTCGACGGCTTGAGGCTGAGTCAGACTCGGAACGGTTTCAATCAACGCCTGCACCACGTATTCCATTGTGTTGTAGTCGTCGTTATGAAGCAAAACACGGTAACGCGGTGCAAGTTTTCGGGTTGTTGAACGCTTTTCAATAGTTTCAACAGACACAGTTCTATCCTCTCCGTTAGCGATTAGGGGACAATTTAGGGATTTTCCACCCCATTGATTGTAATGATGATCGATCGTGAACTGAGAGTTTCAGTCCAACCCTTCGTCCGGGTAGAAAATCAGGGTGGCACATCGCGTCTTAGCGTTTCTTCACGATGCACGTCATTGTCATTCTAGCCAAACCCTGAAAAATCGATCAATCCGAACGGACAGTAGCAGGTTATTGCAACCGAATTTTAGAATAGAAAATGCTTTGATAAAACCTTCATAAAGTCTATGGCTGCCGAATTTCAGCAGTTTCACTCTTCCCAAATCGTCTTTCTTGAACACAACGGCGTTCGTCTTTACGCTGAGGTGGTGCAATTCGTGGAATCCAGGCGACTGTGCTGGGTTCGTCCGATCGCACTTGTGACTTCCGAAGGCGACTGGACTGATGGCGATCGTCTAACGCTACAGGATTTGCAGGACGGCTCTGATCTGATGTGTCCTGCTGTGCTCTTTCGAGAAGCCTTGGATGTTGAAGTGTTGCCGATCTTGGCTCGACTGGGAGCCGAATCAAAAGAGAAAAATCCGCTTTCTCATCGTCATCTACACCAATTTATTCAGCAGATTTGGCAAGCGCGTCCAGAAGTCTTCGAGAATCGATCGACCCAACATTAGTGTTTTGAATGTTACATAAGGAAGAAGCTGATTCTATGGTTTGATGAAGCTGCGCCGGATGCGATTATGTATATTTGCATACATTATTCGTAGATCTACTTACTGAAAACTTTAAACAAAGCTCTGAATCGAATAAAGTTTCTGCGAACCCACGAGCCTGCCCTAGGCGTTCTTTAGTCAGTCCAGTTATCGTCAAAACGTCCACCAGAAAACCTTGTTTGAGATCGGTACATTTATGCAGAGTTTGCTCATTCGTTCACAAGCTGCCATCCTTCGCCCGTGCGGTGCTCTCAATGCTGCAACTGCCGCAGAATTTCAATCCCAATTTCATTCTGCGATTCTCTCCGAACAAAACAGCGCTCTCCTCATTGATATGAGCCAGGTTGAATCATTAGACAGCGCAGGTTTAATGGCTCTGGTTTCGACGTTGAACTTGGCACAAGCGAACGGAAAACGATTAAGCCTCTGTGCAGTTTCGGTATCGATCCGAATCGTATTTGAACTGACGCAGCTCGATCGAGTCT contains:
- the clpS gene encoding ATP-dependent Clp protease adapter ClpS, encoding MSVETIEKRSTTRKLAPRYRVLLHNDDYNTMEYVVQALIETVPSLTQPQAVDIMMETHNSGVGLVITCAQEHAEFYSETLKMKGLESTIEPDE
- a CDS encoding DUF86 domain-containing protein gives rise to the protein MSRNIRLYLEDMVKSCEKILRYTNAMTFEEFLSDELRYDAVIRNLEILGEAAKKVPQDLRNRSPETEWRNIAGLRDIIAHAYFQIRDEIIWDTVQNKIQPLKIQIENLLAQEFDEQ
- a CDS encoding CPBP family intramembrane glutamic endopeptidase, producing MKFNFAAISHRPTPIRIGLFVLMLFLMWLPLKIPIEWAISVIYGVNDAARNLASIFTYIVLYLEFIILVKFWGRFVYHEPLFRVYGLSQPRQSFRNFLQGLAIGLGSLLLMFALQGVFGWVQWQIPSSTFARIALEGGLMAIAVGFVEELLFRGWLLNELDRDYSPQISLLVSSVVYAAVHGFRPQFFALVILGSILVWAKRATRGRLGLSIGFHAGVVWGYYLVNVGQLVTFTNQVPAWVTGIDRNPLAGIVGISALSAIAFFMRSRALHNRSTELRH
- a CDS encoding STAS domain-containing protein produces the protein MQSLLIRSQAAILRPCGALNAATAAEFQSQFHSAILSEQNSALLIDMSQVESLDSAGLMALVSTLNLAQANGKRLSLCAVSVSIRIVFELTQLDRVFEIFDSMTAFELAIA
- a CDS encoding nucleotidyltransferase family protein: MKRDQVLATLKEHEATLREMGVRSLAIFGSVARDEARPDSDVDLLVDLEPPYTLDRYMDVKFFLEDNLGVSVDLVMQDGLRPQIRETVEREAIYVS